Proteins co-encoded in one Nicotiana sylvestris chromosome 7, ASM39365v2, whole genome shotgun sequence genomic window:
- the LOC104227722 gene encoding protein MEI2-like 2 has product MERPLNKPIFNGSEVPSAKTSGIERNAWEIPLGTAAHHASTDASLFSSSLPVLPHAKLNFAESENYGQSIDDSSPSLSRLHLEDEMKDPLEEELSQDRCLLPGDEDELLAGIMDDFDLSGLPTQVEDLEDDFFGSGGGLELEPDAPQDSSLNGFAKLSLSDGILGSSVGHYIFPNGAGTVVGEHPYGEHPSRTLFVRNINSNVEDSELQSLFEQYGDIRTLYTACKHRGFVMISYYDIRAARTAMRALQNKPLRRRKLDIHFSIPKENPSEKDINQGTLVIFNLDPSVSNEDLCQIFGAYGEVKEIRETPHKRHHKFIEFYDVRAAEAALKALNRSDIAGKRIKLEPSRPGGARRNLMQQLGQDYEHEEVRTFRHSVGSPVASSPPGSWSNFGSPVEPNSLLGYNQSPGLRNLSPVNGNHMPGLASILPGHLSSPKIAPIGKDPRRLGHLNQAITSPKSVQGVGYQHSHSVPEHIPRLNMGSMSFGESKSSGIGMLSGPQFLWGSPPIQSEHTDSSVWSTSSMTHPFASNGQGQGHGYPYPRRQGLFLGKHHVGSAPSGIPLDRHLGLFSESPETSYMHQVAYGSPGSSHNNGSRVMSIGSLGAMNMGVSLAGNFPESGSPSPRMTPLARNGHLFFGNGSYRGIGMANSEGLTERGRSRGVETGNEIDNKKQYQLDLKKIMSGEDSRTTLMIKNIPNKYTSKMLLTAIDETHKNTYDFLYLPIDFKNKCNVGYAFINMVSPSNIISFYEVFNGKKWEKFNSEKVASLAYARIQGKAALVAHFQNSSLMNEDKRCRPILFQSEGQEAADQEPLPSNNLNICVRRPDGSYFGDSLDSPKGDLDDNPEN; this is encoded by the exons ATGGAGAGGCCTCTAAATAAACCCATTTTCAATGGCTCTGAAG TTCCATCGGCAAAGACTTCTGGTATAGAGAGGAATGCTTGGGAAATCCCCCTTGGAACAGCTGCACATcatgcatcaactgatgcaagcTTGTTTTCTAGTTCACTGCCTGTTCTGCCACATGCAAAAT TAAACTTTGCTGAATCTGAGAACTATGGTCAATCCATTGATGATAGCTCACCCAGCTTAAGCAGACTTCATTTAGAAGATGAAATGAAAGATCCACTGGAAGAGGAACTAAGTCAAGATCGCTGTTTGCTCCCTGGGGATGAAGATGAGCTACTAGCAGGCATCATGGATGATTTTGATCTTAGCGGGTTGCCAACTCAGGTGGAGGACTTGGAAGATGATTTTTTTGGCAGTGGTGGAGGACTAGAATTGGAACCTGACGCTCCTCAGGATAGCTCACTTAATGGTTTTGCAAAGTTAAGCTTGTCTGATGGTATTCTTGGAAGTAGTGTTGGACATTATATCTTCCCCAACGGTGCTGGAACTGTTGTCGGAGAACACCCATATGGAGAGCATCCTTCTAGGACATTGTTTGTTCGGAATATTAACAGCAACGTAGAGGACTCCGAGCTACAATCTCTCTTTGAG CAATATGGTGATATCAGAACTTTGTATACTGCATGCAAGCATAGGGGCTTTGTGATGATATCTTACTATGATATCCGAGCTGCTCGAACTGCAATGCGCGCACTACAAAATAAGCCTCTAAGACGGAGAAAGCTAGACATTCATTTTTCAATCCCTAAG gaaaatccatcagagaaAGATATTAACCAAGGAACGCTGGTCATTTTCAACTTGGATCCTTCAGTATCCAATGAGGATCTCTGCCAAATATTTGGGGCTTATGGGGAAGTGAAAGAG ATCAGGGAAACACCGCACAAGCGCCATCATAAATTCATTGAGTTTTACGATGTTAGAGCAGCTGAGGCTGCACTCAAGGCTTTAAATAGGAGTGACATAGCTGGTAAGCGGATAAAGCTTGAACCGAGCCGGCCTGGTGGAGCCCGTCGAAA CTTGATGCAGCAACTTGGTCAGGACTATGAACATGAAGAAGTTCGAACTTTTAGGCACTCAGTTGGTTCTCCAGTAGCCAGCTCTCCTCCAG GTAGCTGGTCAAACTTTGGCAGTCCTGTTGAGCCCAACTCATTGCTTGGTTATAATCAATCGCCTGGTCTGAGAAATCTCAGCCCTGTGAATGGCAATCATATGCCAGGGCTGGCTTCTATTCTTCCAGGCCATTTGTCAAGTCCTAAGATCGCACCAATTGGTAAAGATCCACGACGACTTGGCCATCTGAATCAGGCAATTACTAGTCCCAAGTCAGTGCAAGGAGTGGGTTATCAGCATTCTCATTCAGTTCCTGAGCATATACCACGTTTGAACATGGGATCTATGTCGTTTGGTGAGTCTAAGTCGTCCGGGATTGGGATGCTTTCTGGTCCACAATTTCTTTGGGGAAGTCCCCCCATACAGTCGGAGCATACTGACTCGTCTGTCTGGTCAACTTCATCAATGACACATCCATTTGCATCAAATGGGCAAGGGCAAGGGCATGGCTATCCATATCCTCGTCGGCAGGGCTTGTTCCTCGGAAAACATCATGTGGGATCTGCTCCATCAGGAATTCCTCTGGATAGGCATTTAGGTCTTTTCTCTGAGTCTCCTGAAACATCATATATGCACCAAGTTGCATATGGTAGTCCAGGTTCTAGTCACAACAATGGAAGTCGTGTCATGAGTATAGGTAGCCTTGGGGCAATGAACATGGGTGTTTCTCTTGCTGGGAACTTTCCTGAAAGTGGTTCTCCTAGCCCTAGAATGACGCCACTGGCTAGGAACGGGCATTTATTTTTCGGAAATGGCTCTTACAGAGGAATAGGAATGGCTAACAGTGAAGGGCTAACAGAACGAGGTCGAAGTCGAGGAGTTGAGACTGGAAATGAGATAGACAACAAAAAACAATATCAGCTTGATTTGAAGAAGATCATGAGTGGAGAAGATAGTAGGACAACTTTAATGATTAAAAACATCCCAAACAA GTACACCTCAAAGATGCTACTCACAGCAATTGACGAGACTCATAAGAATACATATGATTTCCTCTACTTGCCTATTGATTTCAAG AACAAATGCAACGTTGGTTATGCCTTCATCAACATGGTGTCTCCTTCAAATATCATCTCCTTTTATGAG GTATTCAATGGGAAGAAGTGGGAAAAGTTTAACAGTGAAAAGGTTGCTTCCTTGGCTTATGCACGTATCCAAGGGAAGGCAGCCTTGGTTGCTCATTTCCAGAACTCAAGCTTAATGAATGAAGACAAGCGGTGCCGCCCAATTCTTTTCCAGTCAGAGGGCCAAGAAGCAGCTGACCAG GAACCGTTGCCATCCAACAATCTGAACATTTGCGTACGTCGTCCTGATGGGTCCTACTTTGGAGATTCTCTGGATAGTCCAAAGGGTGATTTAGATGACAACCCTGAGAATTAA